The Chrysiogenia bacterium genome includes a window with the following:
- a CDS encoding ferritin-like domain-containing protein yields MALNLERMLERCQGGQWDIDAFDWHAKPAPLSRFDEVEACNQFTNLIYVERIAALAFLEFSKKADSPLEREIFKTFYDDEVRHAEAMFRLSNYFNQNNYKIYTPDRNLVRFVRSMSTMIKDISPEFASAMVTAGELVLDVALLRSVNDYIDDPLSRAVIEKVNQDESRHIAMDFYLCEKYGDVETEPMGVRGFLKTMSDPTLISGMAWATVALSDLFGRVQAIMDPEGKRFREAQRRFAQLGEKNPAIAANRNYAAVLKINTATQTITDEITRIMKLLRVGLYKKIDRAEAAGEKKHYDETNLPQHDVIQSAVDMMEQDD; encoded by the coding sequence TCGATGCCTTCGACTGGCACGCAAAGCCCGCGCCACTTTCGCGCTTTGACGAAGTCGAGGCCTGCAATCAGTTTACCAACCTGATTTATGTCGAGCGCATCGCAGCGCTGGCCTTCCTGGAATTCTCGAAAAAGGCCGACAGCCCGCTCGAGCGCGAGATCTTCAAGACCTTCTACGATGACGAGGTCCGGCACGCCGAGGCGATGTTCCGGCTCTCAAACTACTTCAACCAGAACAACTACAAGATCTACACCCCTGACCGGAACCTTGTTCGTTTCGTGCGCTCGATGAGCACGATGATCAAGGACATCAGCCCCGAATTTGCCTCGGCGATGGTGACCGCCGGGGAGCTGGTGCTCGACGTGGCGCTGCTTCGCTCGGTCAACGATTACATCGACGATCCGCTCAGCCGCGCTGTTATCGAGAAGGTCAATCAGGACGAGTCGCGCCATATCGCCATGGATTTCTACCTGTGCGAGAAATATGGCGACGTGGAAACCGAGCCCATGGGGGTGCGGGGCTTCCTCAAGACGATGAGCGATCCCACCCTGATCTCCGGCATGGCCTGGGCCACGGTCGCGCTCAGCGACCTGTTCGGGCGCGTGCAGGCGATCATGGATCCCGAGGGCAAGCGCTTCAGGGAAGCCCAGCGTCGTTTCGCCCAGCTCGGCGAGAAGAATCCGGCAATCGCAGCCAACCGTAACTACGCTGCCGTTCTCAAGATCAACACCGCCACGCAGACGATCACCGACGAGATCACCCGCATCATGAAGCTCCTTCGCGTGGGGCTCTACAAGAAGATTGACCGGGCCGAAGCGGCCGGTGAGAAAAAGCATTACGACGAGACCAATCTCCCGCAGCACGACGTCATCCAGAGCGCCGTCGACATGATGGAGCAGGACGACTGA